Proteins encoded within one genomic window of Propionispora vibrioides:
- the lpdA gene encoding dihydrolipoyl dehydrogenase, which produces MATELLMPKLGMTMEEGTIVKWFKQVGEQVKEGEILLEIMTDKVNMEVEAPATGQVLALLAPEGAVIEVNKPIAYIGQAGEQVGAAPQTAPQAAPAAPAAPAAAGKTDYQVVVLGGGPGGYVAAIRAAQCGLKTALIEKDSLGGTCLNRGCIPTKALLRSAEVYETIKKAGEFGIAASNVTSDMKAVFARKDRIVKGLVGGIKGLLQANKVDVFNGEGKALTPNQLEITQKDGVKKISTEKLIIATGSTPFLPPIPGADNPGVITSNEALELGKVPQSLVIIGGGVIGLEFAYMMQTFGAKVTIIEMLPRILPMADKEVVDVLVASLKKQGVTIFTNAKVNKISKTASALAVEYEFEGALHTAEGENVLVSTGRAANFTGIEGLGIHEKKGIPVNEKMETKLPGVYAIGDIASKIQLAHVASAQGIVAAENAAGMNSHYSDKIIPSCIYTSPEVAWVGISEAEAKEKYQAIKVGKFPFKASGKAMAYGDTEGFVKVVCDAKYGEILGVHIVGPHATDLVSEGVLAQSLEATLEELGHAIHPHPTLSEALMEAAHVAMGQGIHWK; this is translated from the coding sequence ATGGCAACAGAATTGTTAATGCCCAAGCTGGGCATGACCATGGAAGAAGGGACCATTGTAAAATGGTTCAAGCAGGTCGGCGAACAGGTAAAGGAAGGCGAAATCCTGCTGGAAATCATGACCGACAAGGTCAATATGGAAGTGGAAGCTCCGGCTACCGGCCAGGTGCTGGCTCTATTGGCGCCGGAGGGGGCTGTGATTGAAGTGAATAAACCGATTGCCTATATCGGCCAGGCCGGCGAACAGGTTGGCGCGGCGCCGCAGACAGCACCACAAGCCGCTCCGGCGGCCCCGGCAGCGCCTGCCGCTGCCGGCAAGACCGACTATCAGGTGGTTGTTTTGGGCGGCGGACCGGGCGGCTATGTGGCTGCTATCCGGGCGGCACAGTGCGGTCTGAAGACGGCCTTGATCGAGAAGGATTCCCTTGGCGGGACCTGCCTCAACCGGGGCTGCATTCCGACTAAAGCTCTGCTGCGGAGTGCCGAAGTCTATGAAACAATCAAAAAGGCTGGCGAGTTTGGCATTGCCGCCTCCAACGTTACCAGTGATATGAAAGCCGTATTTGCCCGCAAGGACCGCATCGTAAAAGGATTGGTCGGCGGCATCAAGGGCTTGCTGCAAGCCAATAAGGTGGATGTATTTAACGGGGAAGGCAAAGCCCTTACTCCTAACCAACTGGAGATCACCCAAAAAGACGGTGTGAAAAAGATTTCGACCGAAAAACTGATTATCGCTACCGGTTCGACTCCCTTTCTGCCGCCTATTCCCGGTGCGGACAATCCGGGGGTCATCACCAGCAATGAAGCGCTGGAACTGGGCAAGGTACCGCAGTCGCTGGTCATTATCGGCGGCGGTGTTATTGGCTTGGAATTTGCCTATATGATGCAGACCTTCGGCGCCAAGGTAACTATTATCGAAATGCTGCCCCGTATTCTGCCGATGGCTGACAAAGAAGTGGTGGACGTATTGGTGGCTTCCCTGAAAAAACAGGGTGTAACTATCTTCACCAACGCTAAGGTCAACAAGATCAGCAAAACGGCCAGTGCACTGGCCGTGGAATATGAGTTTGAAGGTGCGCTTCATACAGCAGAGGGTGAGAATGTACTGGTGTCTACCGGCCGGGCGGCTAACTTTACCGGTATCGAAGGCTTGGGCATTCATGAGAAAAAAGGCATTCCGGTCAATGAAAAAATGGAAACCAAGCTTCCCGGCGTGTATGCTATCGGCGATATTGCCAGCAAGATCCAATTGGCTCATGTGGCTTCGGCCCAGGGCATTGTGGCCGCCGAAAACGCCGCCGGCATGAACTCCCACTACTCGGATAAAATCATTCCTTCCTGCATCTACACCAGTCCGGAAGTAGCCTGGGTCGGGATCAGCGAAGCCGAAGCCAAGGAAAAATATCAGGCTATTAAAGTAGGTAAATTCCCCTTTAAGGCCAGCGGTAAAGCGATGGCTTACGGCGATACCGAAGGCTTTGTCAAAGTAGTATGCGATGCCAAGTATGGCGAAATCCTGGGTGTCCATATTGTCGGACCCCATGCTACCGATCTGGTATCGGAAGGCGTACTGGCGC